TCGGTCTTCTTCAGCTTCACCGGCGTCGCGACGGCCTCCTCGTAGCGCGCCTGGTCGATGTAGCCGTTCTTGAGCATGCGGGCGAGCACCTGGTTGCGGCGCTTCAGCGACCCTTCCGGGTTCTCGAAGGGACTGAGCTTCCCCGGCGACTGCGGCAACCCCGCGAGGAGCGCGGCTTCGGGCAGCGTGAGCTGGCTCGCGCGCTTCGAGAAGTACGTGCGCGCCGCGGCTTCGGCTCCGTAGGCCCCCTCGCCGAAGTACACCGCGTTCAGGTAGAGCTCTAGGATGTCCTGCTTGGACTTGCGCTTCTCCAGTTCGCTCGCCAGGTACATCTCGCGGACCTTGCGAGCCGGCGTGATGTCGGTCCGCTCCTCCTGCAGGACCGTGTTGCGGATGTACTGCTGGGTGATGGTGGAGGCGCCCTCCTTGACGCTTCCGGCGGCGATGTCGATGGCGGCGGCGCGGAGGATGCCGATGAGGTCGATGCCCCGGTGCTCGTAGAAGCGCTCGTCCTCCACGGCGACGAGGGCGTTCGGCAGGTCCGTCGAGATCTGCGAGTACTTCACGACGGAGCGGTTCTCGAGGTACAGCCGCGCGATCAACTCGCCGTCCGACGAGTAGATCCGTGTGGGCATCGGGACCTTGAACGCATCGGGGGAAGAGATGTCGGGCAGGTCCTTCAGCCATGACCGGACGAAGGCGTAGGCGGTCAGGGTGCCGGCCCCGGTGAAGAGCACGGCGAGGACCGTCAGCAGGAGGAAGGACTTGAGGAGGATCTTGAGACCCCTGTTGCCGCCGCGCTTGTGCCGGTGGCGGGCGCGCCTGCTTGACATCGCGCTCCCTTCGTAACCAGGCTGTATTGTGCCCCATCGCCGCCACGGCGCGCCACTCGGGACCGCGCCTCGTGGCGGAGACGTAACGTTTTCCGGCGGATGGTCCGCCGAGACGAGGAGATACCCCGTGAGCCTCCGTGCGAACCAGCGACCCGAGCTCCTCGCGCCGGCCGGCGGACCGGAGGCGCTGCTCGCGGCGGTCAACAACGGTGCCGACGCGGTCTATTGCGGCCTCGGCACGCTGAACGCGCGCCTTGGCGCCGAGAACTTCACCCCATCCGCGTTGGCCGAAGGCTGCCGCTACGCGCACCTGCGGGGAGCGAAGGTATACCTGACGGCGAACGTGCTCGTTCACGACGACGAGATCCCGGACGCGATCGAGACTGTCATGTCGGCGTGGGAGGTGGGGGTCGACGCCGTGATCGTGCAGGACGTCGGACTCATGCGCGCACTGCGGGGACGGGCACCCGACGTCCGCCTCCACGCGTCCACGCAGGTGAACGCGCACAGCCTCGCTTCGGTCCGCCAACTCGCCCGCCTCGGTGCCGCTCGGGTCACGCTCGCGCGCGAGACGTCGCTGGCCGAGATCGACCACTTCGTGGACGAAGGCGGCGTCGAGGTCGAGAGCTTCGTGCACGGCAGCTTGTGCTACTGCTACTCCGGCGCCTGCCTGCTCTCCTCGGCCATCGGAGGGCGGTCGGCGAACCGCGGGATGTGCGCGCAGCCCTGCCGCCTGCCCTACGAGCTGATCGACGAGGCGGGGCGCGCGGCGTCCCGGGGAGGACGCTACCTGCTCAGTCCCAAGGACCTGGCCGGCATCTCGGTCCTGCCCTCGCTGGTCGCCACCGGGGTGTCCGCGCTGAAGATCGAGGGCCGGATGAAGAGCCCGGAGTACGTGGCGCTGGTCACCGGCGTGTACCGTGCCGCCATCGATCGTGCCGTCGCCGACCCGGAGGGGTTCGAGGTCACGGCGGCGGAGTGGGAGGCGCTCGAGGAGGCCTTCAGCCGCGGCTTCACGCAAGGGTACCTCACCGGCGTCCGTGACGAGCGGATGATGAGCCGCTCGCGTCCGAACAACCGCGGCGTGCCGCTCGGCCGGGTGTCCTCCGCGGAGGCAGCGGGTGCGACCGTCGCCTTGGAGAGAGCGGCCGAGTCCGACGACGTCGTGGAGTTCTGGACGCGAGAGGGGCGCTTCGCCCAGAAGCTCGGGCCGATGCGGCTCGGTTCGACCGCGGTGGCGGTCGCACCGGCGGGATCGCTGGTGACGGTAGCGATCCAGGGGCCTACCGCCGCCGGCGACCGCGTCTTCCGCGTCGCGAACGCCTCCCTGCTCTCGGCTGCGCGCCGGACGTTCCGGGCCGGTCGCGAGCAGCTCCGGCCGCTGGAGGTCGCCTTCCGGGTCCGTCTGCGCGAGGGCTCCACGCTGCTGGTCGAGGCTCGGTCCGGCGAGGCGGCGGGGAGAGGGGAGGGTCCGATCGTGGAGCGCGCTCGGACCAAGCCGATCACCGCCGGCGAGGTGATGGAGCACGTCGGCCGCCTCGGCGGCACCGACTGGCGACCCGGCTCGTGGGACCTGGAGCTGGACGCTGCTGTCGGCATGGGCTACTCGGCGCTGCACGCCGCGCGGCGCGAGGCGCTCGAGCGGCTCGAGGGACGACTCCTGGCGCCATGGAGACGGAGCGTCGCGCGCTCGGAGGCGCCGTCCGTGCCATCCCCGAAGCGGCGAGGCGGGGGTCGGGCCGGGCGGCCGCAGGTCGTCGCGGTGGCAGGGGAGCTAGGCACGCTCGAGGCGGCACTGCAGGCCGGCGCGGACCGGGCGCTGCTCGACGTCACCTCGTGCCTGCGGCCCGTGCGGCTGCCTCCGCTAGTCGCGCCCCTGCTGCCGCGCGTCGTCCACGACGTCGAGCGCGAGCGCGTCTCCGCCTGGGTGCGCGAGGGGGGGACGGTGGCGGCTGCAGACCTTGGTTCGCTGTCGCTGGCCGCTGCCGCCGGCGCGACCGTGGAGGCGGATTGGCCGCTGAACGCGCTGAACGCATCGACGGTGGAGGCGCTCGCCGAGATGGGCGCGTCGCGGGTCTGGCTCTCGCCCGAGCTCTCGGGACGCCGCATGGCGGGCGTCGCCTCCGCCTCGCCGGTGCCCGTCGGGGTCCTCGCTTACGGCCGAGTCGAGCTCATGGTCGCGGAGCACTGTGCCCTGCAGGCCAGCGGACCGTGCGCAGAGGGGTGCGTGCGCTGCGCCCGAAGGGCCACGCGATGGCGGCTGCGCGACCGGAAGGGCTTCGAGTTCCCGGTCACGACCGACACGTCGGGTCGCTCCCACCTGTACAACTCGGTCCCGTTGGACCTGGCGCGGGCCCTGCCCGAGCTGGTCTCCGCGGGCGTCGCCGCGCTGCGCCTGGACTTCCGGACGGAGGCCCCGGAAGAGGCCGCCGTGCTCACGGCCGCCTTCGTCGGGCGGATGGAGGCCGCACTCGCCGGAGTTCCGCTGCCCGACGGGCCACTGGGCGCCACGGGGACCTCGGGCCACTTCTACCGAGGCGTCCGCTAGCCGGAGATCGAGCCGTGCGCGCGTGCCTGCGAGACGGCGACGTCGGCCGTCTACCGGACGGTGACCGACAGCCTGGCGGTGCCGACCTGGCCGCGGTCGTCCGTGACCCAGAGCACCACGTCATAGGTGCCCGGGGTCGCGTACCGATGGGTCACCTCGACGCCTTCGGCCTTCGTGCCGTCGCCGAACTCCCAGACCCACTTGACGACCTCCTTGTCGTCCGTCGAGCCGGAGCCGTCGAACGCCACCTCCTCGCCGGCCGAGGGCGCTTCGGGCGTGACCGTCATCCTCGCGACCGGCGGCCTGTCGTTCCCGCCCCCCGTCGACACCACGATCGTGACGACCGTCTCGGTGGTCCCGGTACTGCCTGGCTTGGGCGATTGTTCCGCCACGATGCCCGCCGCGACTCCCGCCACATCGCGCTCGACGACCTTGACCAGCAACATCAGCTTCTTGAGCGCCGCGATCGCAGCCTGCTTGGTCATGCCGACGAGGTTCGGGATCCCGATCCGGACGGGGGCGGTGTGCACGTCGCAGGCGTCGGGCACGGCCTCGGCCAGGAAGAGGGCCTTGCGCGTCTCCTCGCAGTACTCTCCGGCGCGCAACCCGCTCAGAGTGCAGACGGACACCGTCTTGAGCCCCTCGGGCTTCGCGAAGTCCTTGGCGGGCTCGCCGCCGAGCGCCGAGCGCATGAAGCTCGCCCAGATGCGGGCGGGGAAGGAGCCGCCGGTGACCTTGATCCCGTGCACGTTGGTCATCTCGCGCTGCTCCTCGGGGTAGCCCACCCACACCGCCGTGGCGAGCTGCGGGGTGTAGCCGACGAACCACGCGTCGCGGTACTCCTGCGTGGTACCCGTCTTGCCGGCGACGGGCCGGCCTATCGCCGCCGCCTTGCCGGTTCCAGAGGTGACGACACCCTTGAGGATGTCCGTGGTCAGGGCCGCGATCTCCGGGTCGAGGGCCCTGCTCTTCTTGCGCTCGGCCTTCATGAGGACCTCTCCGGTGGCGTCGCGCACCTCGCGGATCCCGTGGGCGCGGACGTGGACGCCCTCGTTGGCCAGTGTGCCGTACGCGGAAGCCATGGCAAGGGGCGAGACTCCCTGCTCGTGGCCGCCCAAGGCGATGGCGGGCACGGGCGTCATCTCCTCGCGGATCCCCATCTTGCG
This is a stretch of genomic DNA from Coriobacteriia bacterium. It encodes these proteins:
- a CDS encoding U32 family peptidase is translated as MSLRANQRPELLAPAGGPEALLAAVNNGADAVYCGLGTLNARLGAENFTPSALAEGCRYAHLRGAKVYLTANVLVHDDEIPDAIETVMSAWEVGVDAVIVQDVGLMRALRGRAPDVRLHASTQVNAHSLASVRQLARLGAARVTLARETSLAEIDHFVDEGGVEVESFVHGSLCYCYSGACLLSSAIGGRSANRGMCAQPCRLPYELIDEAGRAASRGGRYLLSPKDLAGISVLPSLVATGVSALKIEGRMKSPEYVALVTGVYRAAIDRAVADPEGFEVTAAEWEALEEAFSRGFTQGYLTGVRDERMMSRSRPNNRGVPLGRVSSAEAAGATVALERAAESDDVVEFWTREGRFAQKLGPMRLGSTAVAVAPAGSLVTVAIQGPTAAGDRVFRVANASLLSAARRTFRAGREQLRPLEVAFRVRLREGSTLLVEARSGEAAGRGEGPIVERARTKPITAGEVMEHVGRLGGTDWRPGSWDLELDAAVGMGYSALHAARREALERLEGRLLAPWRRSVARSEAPSVPSPKRRGGGRAGRPQVVAVAGELGTLEAALQAGADRALLDVTSCLRPVRLPPLVAPLLPRVVHDVERERVSAWVREGGTVAAADLGSLSLAAAAGATVEADWPLNALNASTVEALAEMGASRVWLSPELSGRRMAGVASASPVPVGVLAYGRVELMVAEHCALQASGPCAEGCVRCARRATRWRLRDRKGFEFPVTTDTSGRSHLYNSVPLDLARALPELVSAGVAALRLDFRTEAPEEAAVLTAAFVGRMEAALAGVPLPDGPLGATGTSGHFYRGVR